In Microbacterium enclense, one genomic interval encodes:
- a CDS encoding siderophore-interacting protein encodes MTTTATRPAYRPYVAVVKEARRLSPHFARITFTSPDFDVFGTDRRDQRIKIVLPGTDGRLCDIGQNDPTAIDNGEWYTRWRDLPDDERMPFRTYTVRRIDPEVRELDVDFVLHHDAGPAGSWAEAAAPGDSILVVGPDARSPESAQGIDFHPGTARRVLLAGDETAAPAICAVLEGIEPGIDVDAFIEVPSIDDALPLSVGGARVTWLARDDRSHGEVLIEAVEAWTQRSGEVLARAAAPRPQELEDIDLEKELLWDSPDDGEGEFYAWIAGESSTVKVLRRMLVQGCGVDRKRVAFMGYWREGQMERSA; translated from the coding sequence GTGACCACCACTGCCACGCGTCCCGCCTACCGCCCGTACGTCGCCGTGGTGAAGGAGGCGCGGCGACTCTCGCCGCACTTCGCTCGCATCACGTTCACCTCGCCCGACTTCGACGTCTTCGGGACGGACCGGCGGGACCAGCGGATCAAGATCGTCCTGCCCGGCACGGATGGACGCCTGTGCGACATCGGACAGAACGACCCCACCGCGATCGACAACGGCGAGTGGTACACGCGCTGGCGCGATCTGCCCGACGACGAGCGCATGCCCTTCCGGACCTACACCGTGCGGCGCATCGATCCCGAGGTGCGCGAACTCGACGTCGATTTCGTGCTGCACCACGACGCGGGCCCCGCGGGGTCATGGGCAGAGGCCGCTGCGCCCGGTGACAGCATCCTCGTCGTCGGTCCCGACGCCCGCAGCCCCGAATCGGCCCAGGGCATCGACTTCCACCCGGGCACTGCTCGACGCGTGCTTCTGGCCGGCGACGAAACCGCCGCTCCGGCGATCTGCGCCGTTCTGGAGGGGATCGAGCCGGGGATCGACGTGGACGCGTTCATCGAGGTGCCGTCGATCGACGACGCTCTTCCGCTCTCGGTCGGCGGCGCCCGCGTCACCTGGCTCGCCCGCGACGACCGTTCCCACGGTGAGGTCCTCATCGAGGCGGTCGAAGCCTGGACGCAGAGATCGGGCGAGGTGCTCGCCCGCGCAGCGGCACCGCGACCCCAGGAACTCGAAGACATCGATCTCGAGAAGGAACTCCTCTGGGACAGTCCCGATGACGGCGAGGGGGAGTTTTACGCCTGGATCGCCGGCGAATCGTCGACCGTGAAGGTTCTGCGGCGGATGCTGGTGCAGGGGTGCGGTGTCGACCGCAAGCGCGTTGCCTTCATGGGGTACTGGCGTGAAGGGCAGATGGAGCGCTCCGCCTGA
- a CDS encoding aminotransferase class I/II-fold pyridoxal phosphate-dependent enzyme: protein MSVPPLQALPLDLLRQRSSTKWRSYGDDVIPMFVAETDFPLAPAITEALHRAVEIGDTGYTPPRPGIDLDFAAYAERRWGWRPDPERIRWTGDVMMGVVEVLRAVTSPGDRVVVTPPVYPPFYDTVEEAGAIVESVPLIDDGERWSLDLDGIEHALAEGARSVLLCNPHNPTGTVHTRESLAALARLAHRYGATVVSDEIHAPLTHAPAVFTPFLDAAPEAAAVGYTVTSASKTYNLAGLKCAVIVTGAEETAAVVRALPWEVEWRAGLFGVIANRAAFAAESDAWLDGLLVALDHNRRLLAEALAEHLPLARYRVPEAGFLAWVDVSEYGWGDNPAPFIRREAKVALHHGPLFGAEGVGHVRINVGCAPEVLRDAIARIGALARGV, encoded by the coding sequence ATGAGCGTTCCTCCTCTCCAGGCCCTGCCGCTCGACCTCCTCCGCCAACGCAGCAGCACGAAATGGCGCTCGTATGGCGACGACGTGATCCCGATGTTCGTGGCGGAGACCGACTTCCCGTTGGCGCCCGCCATCACGGAAGCCCTGCACCGAGCCGTCGAGATCGGCGACACGGGCTACACACCGCCGCGTCCGGGCATCGACCTCGATTTCGCCGCCTACGCCGAACGCCGGTGGGGGTGGAGGCCCGATCCGGAACGCATCCGCTGGACGGGCGACGTCATGATGGGCGTCGTGGAAGTGCTGCGCGCTGTCACGAGCCCCGGGGATCGGGTCGTCGTGACGCCGCCGGTGTACCCGCCGTTCTACGACACCGTGGAGGAGGCCGGTGCGATCGTGGAGAGCGTGCCGCTGATCGACGACGGTGAGCGCTGGTCGCTCGACCTCGACGGGATCGAGCATGCGCTGGCCGAGGGGGCGCGATCCGTGCTGCTGTGCAACCCGCACAATCCCACGGGAACGGTCCACACACGCGAATCGCTCGCAGCCCTCGCACGCCTGGCGCACCGCTACGGCGCCACCGTCGTCAGCGACGAGATCCACGCCCCGCTCACGCACGCTCCCGCCGTGTTCACCCCGTTCCTGGATGCCGCTCCGGAGGCCGCCGCGGTCGGCTACACCGTGACGAGCGCGAGCAAGACCTACAACCTCGCCGGGCTGAAGTGCGCGGTGATCGTGACGGGTGCCGAAGAGACCGCCGCGGTCGTTCGGGCTCTCCCGTGGGAGGTCGAATGGCGTGCGGGGTTGTTCGGGGTGATCGCCAACCGCGCGGCGTTCGCGGCCGAGAGCGACGCCTGGCTCGATGGCTTGCTCGTCGCCCTGGATCACAACCGTCGTCTCCTCGCCGAGGCGCTCGCCGAGCACTTGCCGCTCGCGCGCTACCGGGTTCCCGAGGCGGGGTTCCTCGCCTGGGTCGACGTCTCGGAGTACGGCTGGGGAGACAACCCGGCTCCGTTCATCCGTCGCGAGGCCAAGGTCGCCCTGCACCACGGCCCCCTCTTCGGCGCGGAGGGCGTGGGGCACGTCAGGATCAACGTCGGGTGCGCACCGGAGGTGCTGCGCGACGCGATCGCGCGCATCGGAGCCCTTGCGCGCGGAGTCTGA
- a CDS encoding metal-sulfur cluster assembly factor, which produces MTATLAPEKYDEVTEALKDVMDPELGINVVDLGLIYDLAWDDENDALVIHMTLTSAGCPLTDVLEEQTAQALDNVVDRFRINWVWMPPWGPERITDDGRDMMRALGFAI; this is translated from the coding sequence ATGACCGCAACCCTCGCTCCCGAGAAGTACGACGAGGTCACCGAGGCCCTGAAAGACGTCATGGACCCCGAACTGGGGATCAACGTCGTCGACCTGGGACTCATCTACGACCTCGCGTGGGATGACGAGAACGACGCCCTCGTCATCCACATGACCCTGACCTCGGCCGGTTGCCCGCTGACCGACGTGCTCGAAGAGCAGACTGCTCAGGCCCTCGACAACGTGGTGGATCGATTCCGCATCAACTGGGTGTGGATGCCGCCGTGGGGCCCCGAGCGGATCACCGACGACGGCCGCGACATGATGCGTGCCCTCGGCTTCGCGATCTGA
- the sufC gene encoding Fe-S cluster assembly ATPase SufC, protein MSVLEIRDLHVTVETENGTTPILNGVTLTMRTGETHAIMGPNGSGKSTLAYTIAGHPKYTVTSGSITLDGEDVLEMSVDERARAGLFLAMQYPVEIPGVTVTNFLRTAKTAIDGEAPAIRSWTKDVKGAMENLRMDAKFASRNVNEGFSGGEKKRHEILQLELLKPKIAVLDETDSGLDVDALKIVSEGVNRAKEQTDLGVLLITHYTRILRYIRPDYVHVVVKGRIVEEGGPELADRLEEEGYDRFLEAGTPIDA, encoded by the coding sequence ATGTCTGTCCTCGAGATCCGCGACCTCCACGTGACGGTCGAGACGGAGAACGGTACGACCCCGATCCTCAACGGCGTGACGCTCACCATGCGCACCGGTGAGACCCACGCGATCATGGGGCCCAACGGCTCCGGCAAGTCGACCCTGGCGTACACGATCGCCGGTCACCCGAAGTACACCGTCACGAGCGGCTCCATCACCCTCGACGGAGAAGACGTCCTCGAGATGAGCGTGGATGAGCGTGCCCGCGCCGGTCTCTTCCTCGCGATGCAATACCCCGTGGAGATCCCCGGCGTCACGGTCACCAACTTCCTGCGCACGGCCAAGACGGCGATCGACGGCGAGGCGCCGGCGATCCGCAGCTGGACCAAGGACGTCAAGGGTGCGATGGAGAACCTGCGCATGGACGCGAAGTTCGCGTCGCGCAACGTCAACGAGGGCTTCTCCGGTGGCGAGAAGAAGCGCCATGAGATCCTTCAGCTCGAGCTTCTCAAGCCGAAGATCGCCGTGCTCGATGAGACCGACTCGGGTCTCGACGTCGACGCACTGAAGATCGTGTCGGAGGGCGTGAACCGCGCGAAGGAGCAGACCGACCTCGGTGTGCTCCTCATCACGCACTACACCCGCATCCTGCGCTACATCCGTCCTGACTACGTGCACGTCGTCGTCAAGGGCCGGATCGTCGAAGAGGGTGGCCCCGAGCTCGCCGATCGTCTCGAGGAAGAGGGTTACGACCGTTTCCTCGAGGCCGGTACGCCGATCGACGCGTAA